The following are encoded together in the Elusimicrobiaceae bacterium genome:
- a CDS encoding 1-deoxy-D-xylulose-5-phosphate synthase: MKVLSTVRTPSDLRHIKRELLPTLCAEIREEIIKTTSKNGGHLGSSLGAVEIITALHYVFNTPKDKIVFDTGHQSYAHKLLTGRQNKFRTIRTKGGLSGFPKRSESPYDTFGVGHASTALSAALGMAIARDQKQEKSKVVALVADGALTGGMAYEAMQNAGLLATDMLVILNDNQMFISQRVGQLGQFLTKLLTKKYVQLAEEKATNFLKRFDDLGNNAAKLAKKARSILFPGTIFEEMGFRYFGPVNGNDIDAMIDVLESVKEIKGPVLLHVVTKKGKGYAPAEEKPTKFHGIGMFDADTGDSLGKSNQITFTKAFSDALVKLAKENKKINAITAAMPEGTGLAEFRETFPQRFFDVGIAEEHAATFAAGLAAEDLQPVVAVYSSFMQRCYDQLVHDIALQNLPVVFALDRAGLVGEDGPTHHGSFDLSFLRSTPNIVLAAPADENELGHMLKTAFDAKKPFILRYPRGAGFNVPVDNHLKNLPIGKGEWLKKGKDMTLVAIGNYVHPALETAALLQKKGIDAGVINARFVKPLDIEILQEALQNSPKIITLEDNSLAGGFGSAVAEYLTSQEEPFKLLRLGLPDKFVEHGKVALLKDQLGLTPQKMAETIHKWSK; encoded by the coding sequence ATGAAAGTATTGTCTACGGTCAGAACCCCATCTGATTTACGCCACATCAAGCGCGAATTACTGCCCACTTTGTGCGCAGAAATACGCGAAGAAATTATCAAGACTACCAGCAAAAACGGTGGGCATTTGGGATCCAGCTTAGGCGCGGTAGAAATTATTACTGCCCTGCATTATGTGTTTAACACACCTAAAGACAAAATTGTGTTTGATACCGGACACCAATCGTATGCTCATAAACTACTTACCGGTCGTCAAAACAAATTTCGCACCATCCGCACTAAAGGCGGTCTGAGTGGTTTTCCGAAACGAAGTGAAAGTCCATACGATACGTTTGGAGTCGGACATGCCAGCACTGCTTTATCAGCGGCTTTAGGAATGGCAATTGCACGCGACCAAAAACAAGAAAAATCAAAAGTAGTGGCCCTCGTAGCCGACGGTGCTTTAACCGGAGGCATGGCCTATGAAGCGATGCAAAATGCCGGCCTACTGGCCACAGATATGTTGGTTATTTTAAATGATAACCAAATGTTTATCTCTCAACGGGTAGGCCAACTGGGTCAATTTCTCACTAAATTGCTCACCAAAAAGTATGTGCAGTTAGCCGAAGAAAAAGCGACCAATTTCTTAAAACGTTTTGATGATTTGGGCAATAATGCCGCCAAACTGGCTAAAAAAGCCCGCTCTATTTTATTTCCGGGTACCATTTTTGAAGAAATGGGTTTCCGCTATTTTGGGCCAGTCAATGGAAATGATATAGATGCTATGATTGATGTATTGGAAAGCGTCAAAGAAATTAAAGGCCCCGTTTTATTACACGTGGTTACTAAAAAAGGGAAAGGATACGCCCCCGCAGAAGAAAAACCCACCAAATTTCACGGAATTGGCATGTTTGATGCCGACACTGGGGACAGTTTAGGCAAAAGCAATCAAATTACTTTTACGAAGGCTTTTTCCGATGCGCTAGTGAAACTGGCCAAAGAAAATAAAAAAATCAATGCCATTACCGCGGCTATGCCGGAGGGAACGGGGCTAGCGGAATTTAGAGAAACTTTTCCGCAGCGTTTCTTTGACGTTGGAATTGCAGAAGAACACGCCGCCACTTTTGCTGCCGGACTTGCCGCCGAAGACTTACAACCGGTGGTAGCGGTATATTCTTCCTTCATGCAACGTTGTTATGATCAGCTGGTACATGATATTGCTTTGCAGAACTTGCCGGTCGTATTTGCACTGGACCGCGCCGGCTTAGTCGGAGAGGATGGCCCTACACATCACGGCTCATTTGATTTAAGTTTTTTGCGTAGCACACCCAACATCGTTTTGGCCGCACCGGCCGATGAGAATGAATTGGGGCATATGCTTAAAACTGCCTTCGATGCCAAAAAACCTTTTATCTTGCGCTATCCGCGCGGCGCCGGTTTTAATGTACCGGTGGACAATCATCTCAAAAATCTTCCGATCGGTAAGGGCGAGTGGCTGAAAAAAGGAAAAGATATGACCTTAGTAGCAATCGGCAACTACGTACATCCTGCTTTGGAAACGGCCGCGCTATTGCAAAAGAAAGGAATAGATGCCGGTGTGATTAATGCCCGTTTTGTCAAACCATTAGACATCGAAATTCTGCAAGAGGCCTTGCAAAATTCCCCCAAAATAATTACCCTAGAAGATAATAGCTTAGCGGGAGGATTTGGTTCGGCCGTAGCGGAATATCTCACCTCGCAAGAAGAGCCGTTCAAACTCTTGCGTTTGGGTTTGCCGGACAAATTTGTAGAACATGGAAAAGTAGCTCTCTTAAAAGACCAACTGGGCCTTACGCCACAAAAAATGGCTGAAACTATACATAAATGGAGCAAATGA
- a CDS encoding TIGR00730 family Rossman fold protein, with protein sequence MNMKKTIQRKLQKQLQHNSSYLRAYEDIELLNQPALRSVRLQLEALKPELYLLARDISETIVCFGSARVRPEKEAKAKLNAAKKELAKHPKNKKLQQQVKTAEGLLSLSKYYDIGREMGKLIVTKSHKRFAVITGGGPGLMEAANRGAYENGGVSIGMNITLPHEQTPNPYISPNLAFLFHYFSIRKMHLVMRSKAVVVLPGGFGTFDEMFELLTLVQTHKKEAIPIILIGKEFWNSVLNVKALADYGVINPEDPHVYQIVDTAEEAWDIIAKFYKIK encoded by the coding sequence ATGAACATGAAAAAGACCATTCAACGAAAACTGCAAAAACAACTACAGCACAATTCGTCTTATTTGCGTGCCTATGAAGATATTGAATTACTCAATCAGCCGGCATTGCGTTCCGTACGTTTACAGTTAGAAGCGTTAAAACCGGAGCTATATCTACTGGCAAGAGATATCAGTGAAACGATTGTATGTTTCGGCAGTGCGCGTGTACGCCCTGAGAAAGAAGCCAAGGCAAAATTAAACGCCGCTAAAAAAGAATTGGCCAAACATCCGAAAAACAAAAAATTACAACAACAAGTCAAAACCGCAGAAGGATTGCTGTCTTTGTCTAAATACTATGATATCGGTCGTGAAATGGGAAAACTCATTGTCACCAAAAGTCATAAACGTTTTGCGGTGATAACCGGCGGCGGGCCGGGACTTATGGAAGCGGCCAACCGCGGTGCTTATGAAAACGGTGGGGTGAGTATCGGCATGAACATTACACTGCCGCATGAACAAACACCTAACCCGTATATCTCGCCCAATTTGGCTTTCCTGTTCCACTATTTTTCTATTCGGAAAATGCATTTAGTCATGCGCTCGAAAGCCGTGGTAGTACTGCCGGGTGGATTTGGTACTTTTGATGAAATGTTTGAACTTTTAACTTTAGTGCAAACGCATAAAAAAGAAGCAATCCCCATTATTTTGATTGGGAAAGAATTTTGGAATTCCGTACTTAATGTCAAAGCTCTGGCCGATTATGGGGTCATCAATCCGGAAGATCCTCATGTATATCAAATTGTAGATACGGCTGAGGAAGCTTGGGATATTATCGCGAAATTCTACAAGATAAAATAA
- a CDS encoding uracil-DNA glycosylase, with the protein MKENVRTLAADLKAFLASRQEDDLIPAAFSQAAAFVPSDTPKPDTLAQQDHLTVEFVRAAKHPATTSTKQTPVTAQTISESSSPVNEEKMPMSDVQTALDQIAKEIHECRRCPLGNSRLHAVPGEGNPHAQLMFIGEGPGFDEDHQGRPFIGRAGQLLDKMIVAMGLKREQVFIANIAKCHPMIHPENPEAHGNDRAPNAGEIAVCRKFIERQIAAISPKYVVALGGVAAKALISDTKSLGALRGQFHLLHLDSVELKKPVKILATYHPAALLRNPNWKKDAWADLQMVMAEMGLKRPNA; encoded by the coding sequence ATGAAAGAAAACGTACGGACATTGGCGGCGGATTTGAAAGCTTTTTTAGCTAGCCGGCAAGAAGATGATCTAATACCGGCGGCCTTTTCTCAGGCCGCCGCGTTTGTTCCGTCAGATACGCCCAAGCCAGATACACTTGCACAGCAGGATCATTTGACGGTAGAGTTTGTCCGTGCGGCTAAGCACCCTGCCACAACTTCCACAAAACAGACGCCCGTTACAGCTCAAACCATATCGGAAAGTTCATCCCCCGTCAATGAGGAGAAAATGCCTATGTCTGATGTCCAAACTGCTTTAGATCAAATTGCCAAAGAAATTCATGAATGCCGCCGTTGTCCGTTAGGAAACAGTCGTTTGCATGCTGTACCCGGCGAGGGTAATCCCCACGCGCAGCTCATGTTTATCGGGGAAGGCCCCGGCTTTGACGAAGATCACCAAGGACGTCCTTTTATCGGGCGGGCAGGGCAATTATTGGATAAAATGATTGTGGCAATGGGGCTGAAACGTGAGCAAGTATTTATCGCCAACATTGCCAAATGTCATCCCATGATTCATCCGGAAAATCCGGAAGCGCACGGCAATGATCGCGCTCCCAATGCCGGCGAAATCGCCGTATGCCGCAAATTTATTGAACGTCAGATTGCAGCTATTTCTCCCAAATACGTGGTCGCGTTGGGCGGAGTGGCAGCCAAAGCTCTTATCAGCGATACCAAATCATTAGGGGCCTTGCGTGGGCAATTTCACCTCTTGCATTTAGACAGCGTAGAATTAAAAAAACCCGTCAAGATTTTGGCCACCTATCACCCGGCAGCCCTATTGCGCAATCCAAATTGGAAAAAGGATGCTTGGGCGGATTTACAGATGGTTATGGCAGAGATGGGGCTCAAGCGTCCTAATGCCTAA
- the gmk gene encoding guanylate kinase, with product MGAFPIIISSPSGGGKTTVVQQILKRETSVSRVVTATTRAPRTGEKDGKDYHFWTEKQFLTAVKRGRMLEWAKVHAHYYGIPKSSVDSLIKKGICPVLVIDVQGAKTVAKKYPQAVKIFIVPPSLKVLKERIAARKDNTQNIALRLKTAKQELKSMPFYDYAVLNDELKTAVADTYCIIRAEQLKMKRAGKKFKTI from the coding sequence ATGGGTGCTTTTCCGATTATTATATCTTCGCCTTCCGGCGGCGGTAAGACAACGGTAGTGCAACAGATTTTGAAACGAGAAACGTCAGTTTCCCGCGTTGTTACTGCCACGACTCGTGCGCCGAGAACCGGAGAAAAAGACGGAAAAGATTATCATTTTTGGACGGAAAAACAATTTTTAACTGCTGTCAAAAGAGGCCGTATGTTGGAATGGGCCAAAGTGCATGCGCACTATTATGGAATTCCAAAATCCTCCGTGGACAGCTTGATAAAAAAAGGCATTTGTCCTGTACTCGTCATTGATGTACAAGGGGCCAAAACCGTAGCCAAAAAATATCCGCAGGCAGTTAAAATTTTTATTGTTCCGCCCAGCTTAAAAGTTCTCAAAGAACGCATCGCCGCGCGTAAAGACAATACGCAGAATATCGCTTTGCGCTTAAAAACAGCTAAGCAAGAACTAAAATCTATGCCGTTCTATGATTATGCGGTGCTAAACGATGAACTGAAAACAGCTGTGGCCGATACGTATTGTATTATTCGTGCGGAACAACTAAAAATGAAACGGGCCGGTAAAAAATTTAAAACTATCTAA
- a CDS encoding polyprenyl synthetase family protein — MTKPHCKACTKTVPSETQFNGYLKERAKLVEKNLVKWIDKIPNAPKILTDSMAYSLQAGGKRVRPVLVMATAEAFGKKATDVLPAACAVEMLHTYSLIHDDLPCMDNDDLRRGKPTNHKVFGEDLSLLAGDALLTYVFEVFAQNGKVKAIGPANTLNALQNFAHRAGASGMVGGQTADVYAEGMGTQEAASQRADKLKKTSKKMADKGLHYFLLPASVKETTPETVLRYIHANKTGALIRASVETGALLAGAKGADLKYIQQYADCIGLVFQIVDDILDVTATAKQLGKSNSDAQNGKLTFVSLFGLEGSRKHAQLLIAKAQKALDHLKHVKKKQLAPLYGMAEFFKTRTY, encoded by the coding sequence ATGACAAAACCCCATTGCAAAGCCTGTACAAAAACAGTACCATCTGAAACTCAGTTTAATGGATATTTGAAAGAACGAGCCAAACTCGTAGAAAAAAATTTAGTTAAGTGGATTGATAAAATTCCCAATGCACCCAAAATTTTAACCGATTCCATGGCCTATTCATTGCAGGCCGGCGGCAAACGGGTGCGTCCCGTACTGGTAATGGCTACCGCAGAAGCCTTTGGCAAAAAAGCCACCGATGTGCTGCCCGCCGCTTGCGCAGTAGAAATGCTACATACCTATTCGCTTATTCACGACGATTTGCCCTGTATGGATAATGATGACTTGCGCCGCGGGAAACCCACCAATCATAAAGTATTTGGAGAGGATTTATCCTTGCTAGCCGGAGATGCATTGCTCACGTATGTGTTTGAAGTGTTTGCACAAAATGGAAAAGTGAAAGCGATCGGTCCTGCCAACACCTTAAACGCTTTACAGAATTTTGCTCACCGTGCCGGAGCATCCGGCATGGTCGGCGGACAAACTGCAGATGTCTATGCTGAAGGAATGGGCACACAAGAAGCCGCCAGCCAGCGTGCTGATAAATTAAAAAAGACCTCTAAAAAAATGGCTGACAAAGGCCTGCACTATTTCTTGCTTCCGGCGTCCGTCAAAGAGACGACACCCGAAACGGTCCTGCGTTATATTCACGCCAATAAAACCGGCGCTCTTATCCGCGCTAGCGTAGAAACCGGTGCCTTACTGGCCGGCGCAAAAGGAGCTGATTTGAAATACATTCAACAGTATGCCGATTGTATTGGACTGGTATTTCAAATCGTAGATGACATTTTAGATGTAACCGCTACCGCCAAGCAGTTAGGCAAATCCAATAGCGACGCGCAAAACGGCAAATTAACCTTTGTCAGTTTATTTGGCTTAGAAGGTAGCCGCAAACATGCTCAGCTACTCATTGCCAAAGCACAAAAAGCTCTAGACCATTTGAAACACGTTAAGAAAAAACAATTAGCCCCTTTATACGGCATGGCTGAATTTTTCAAAACCCGAACCTATTAA
- a CDS encoding TRL-like family protein gives MKKLMLLAASAMLLSACATPATEAGMALFAQTTQPLMVTGNTGKKVGRACATNVLGLIIQGDMSVEAAKKDGKITHVASVDKEVKGYAIYAEVCTIVTGS, from the coding sequence ATGAAAAAATTAATGTTGTTAGCTGCATCCGCCATGTTGTTAAGTGCTTGCGCTACTCCTGCCACAGAGGCTGGTATGGCATTATTTGCGCAAACAACTCAGCCGCTCATGGTTACCGGAAACACCGGTAAAAAAGTAGGCCGCGCTTGCGCCACCAATGTACTAGGATTAATCATACAAGGTGATATGTCTGTAGAGGCCGCCAAAAAAGACGGAAAAATTACCCATGTCGCTTCCGTAGATAAAGAAGTGAAGGGATATGCCATATATGCAGAAGTTTGCACCATTGTAACAGGCTCCTAA